One region of Candidatus Peribacteraceae bacterium genomic DNA includes:
- a CDS encoding class I SAM-dependent methyltransferase, with protein sequence MQEAAMRKDWDNRAQDNALFWVMSKKDAWNKEEYYESGREDIEKYVLPYFAKHGITREIYGRYTVLDIGCGTGRLVRALAAQCGRVMGIDISEEMIRRAKEDNAHLTNVEWVVGDGKGLQPCADGSVDFCFSFIVLQHIPSKRVITSYFREIYRVLKPGGRAKFQLRGTPGNPPGKVLWYRGFGTFYVAFTLWRNILPLPWLRRYGTVYGACFTKREVQKALEAVGFTEVSTYHETDRYLWAEVCKPL encoded by the coding sequence ATGCAGGAAGCCGCAATGCGAAAGGATTGGGACAACCGTGCGCAGGACAATGCGCTCTTTTGGGTGATGAGCAAGAAGGACGCCTGGAACAAGGAGGAATACTACGAGAGCGGGCGCGAGGACATCGAGAAGTACGTACTGCCGTATTTCGCCAAGCATGGTATCACGCGGGAGATATACGGACGGTATACGGTCCTCGATATCGGATGTGGCACGGGTCGTCTGGTACGAGCGCTCGCCGCGCAGTGCGGCAGGGTGATGGGGATCGACATTTCGGAGGAAATGATCCGCAGGGCGAAGGAGGACAACGCCCACCTCACGAATGTGGAGTGGGTCGTGGGCGACGGCAAGGGGCTGCAGCCGTGCGCGGATGGGAGCGTGGACTTCTGTTTCAGCTTCATCGTGCTCCAGCACATCCCCAGTAAGCGCGTCATCACATCCTACTTTCGTGAGATCTACCGCGTCCTCAAGCCGGGCGGGCGGGCCAAGTTCCAGTTGCGCGGCACGCCGGGAAACCCTCCCGGGAAGGTTCTGTGGTACAGGGGGTTCGGCACGTTCTACGTTGCTTTCACCCTCTGGCGGAACATCCTTCCCCTCCCGTGGCTGCGGCGCTACGGCACGGTCTACGGCGCGTGCTTCACAAAGCGGGAAGTCCAAAAAGCCCTTGAGGCCGTTGGTTTTACGGAGGTTTCCACGTACCATGAGACGGATCGGTACCTCTGGGCGGAAGTGTGCAAGCCCCTCTGA
- a CDS encoding class I SAM-dependent methyltransferase, which translates to MPEDLPAPASFDQVQQDYWRNQKHRKRRDPDHPVVRAFVLPKIKAIRSVVDLPARPSILDVGAGNGYFSAWWGKEGNVTAVDYSPVILEGNPVAKKMVMDARNLRFPAGSFDLSFCHAVLHHIPRQDRVTVVREMARVSKQYVAVIEPNRYNPLMLAFSLLKKEERGGLAFSRSYTCSLLEQAGLRVIYSCSWGALTPNRMPFAQLLLPLFAALERPLPLGVANIVVAERVS; encoded by the coding sequence GTGCCAGAAGATCTTCCAGCGCCGGCATCGTTCGACCAGGTGCAACAGGACTACTGGCGCAACCAGAAGCACCGCAAGCGCCGAGATCCGGACCATCCCGTGGTCCGCGCATTCGTCCTTCCCAAGATCAAAGCCATCCGTTCCGTCGTAGACCTGCCCGCGCGGCCTTCTATCCTGGACGTGGGTGCGGGCAACGGTTACTTCAGCGCGTGGTGGGGGAAGGAGGGGAACGTGACGGCCGTGGACTACTCGCCCGTGATCCTCGAGGGGAATCCTGTGGCAAAGAAAATGGTGATGGACGCGCGCAATCTCCGGTTCCCGGCGGGATCCTTCGATTTGTCCTTCTGCCATGCAGTCCTCCACCACATCCCCCGTCAGGACCGCGTCACCGTGGTGCGCGAAATGGCGCGGGTCAGCAAACAATACGTCGCCGTCATCGAACCCAACCGCTACAACCCCCTCATGCTGGCATTCAGCCTTTTGAAGAAGGAGGAGAGGGGAGGCCTGGCTTTCTCCCGCTCCTACACATGCTCCCTCCTGGAGCAGGCAGGACTCCGTGTGATCTACTCCTGTTCCTGGGGGGCGCTCACGCCGAATCGCATGCCTTTCGCGCAGCTCCTCCTGCCGCTGTTCGCCGCGCTGGAGAGACCGCTGCCGTTGGGCGTGGCGAACATCGTGGTGGCGGAACGGGTCTCCTGA
- a CDS encoding glycosyltransferase family 2 protein translates to MECAIVIPAFNEAAALRGVLEELVTYLGQQRIAAQVIVVDDGSSDRTAEEALAVPGVRLIRHPYNKGYGAALKTGIQAAQTEWCITYDADRQHTPDLISLFLPFLTDGNDMVVGKREGYRGPWIRQPGKKLISFVANYVTERKIPDLNSGLRAFRRAAFLRYMHLFPNGFSLSTTSTVCFFKENLNVVYVPIRIRERVGKSTVRPRDFGKTLMLVLRIIMLFSPLRIFLPACFFFALLTVADIALEYAMTKSIANQSAVALVSLASLTFFFGLLADQIAAIRREHLRQAS, encoded by the coding sequence ATGGAATGTGCCATCGTCATTCCGGCCTTCAACGAAGCGGCAGCCCTGCGGGGCGTTCTGGAGGAGCTGGTGACGTACCTCGGGCAGCAGCGCATTGCCGCACAAGTGATCGTGGTCGATGACGGTTCTTCGGACCGAACGGCGGAGGAAGCGCTGGCCGTACCCGGTGTGCGGCTCATCCGCCATCCGTACAACAAGGGATACGGCGCGGCACTCAAGACGGGCATACAAGCCGCGCAGACGGAGTGGTGCATCACCTATGACGCCGACCGCCAGCACACGCCCGACCTGATTTCTCTGTTTCTCCCGTTCCTCACGGACGGGAACGACATGGTAGTGGGAAAGCGCGAGGGATACCGCGGCCCCTGGATTCGACAGCCCGGCAAGAAACTCATCTCCTTCGTCGCCAATTATGTGACGGAGCGGAAGATCCCCGATCTGAACTCCGGACTGCGCGCCTTCCGACGTGCCGCCTTCCTGCGCTACATGCACCTCTTTCCCAACGGCTTCTCCCTCTCCACCACGAGTACCGTGTGCTTCTTCAAGGAGAACCTGAACGTGGTCTACGTGCCCATCAGGATACGCGAGAGGGTGGGCAAGAGCACCGTGCGTCCCCGCGACTTCGGGAAGACGCTCATGCTGGTGCTGCGCATCATTATGTTGTTCTCGCCGCTCCGCATCTTCCTGCCCGCCTGCTTTTTCTTCGCACTCCTCACGGTGGCGGACATCGCCCTGGAGTACGCCATGACCAAGAGCATCGCGAATCAGAGCGCCGTCGCGCTGGTGTCCCTGGCTAGCCTCACATTCTTCTTCGGCCTGCTCGCCGATCAAATTGCCGCCATCCGCCGCGAACATCTGAGACAGGCTTCCTGA